Proteins from one Chitinophagales bacterium genomic window:
- a CDS encoding type II toxin-antitoxin system VapC family toxin, which yields MNGKYVLDTTIVIKVFANDEGIMKRVKECSQIYIPSIVIGELYYGAYNSTKVKTNIKRIEQLIETCPILDCDVLASEEYGKIKRELKLKGTPIPENDIWIAAISIKNNIPLAGRDRHFRYIDGLSYQEW from the coding sequence ATGAATGGTAAATACGTGCTTGACACTACAATTGTAATTAAGGTATTTGCCAATGATGAGGGCATAATGAAGAGGGTAAAAGAATGCAGCCAAATCTATATCCCCTCCATTGTAATAGGTGAATTGTACTATGGTGCCTATAACTCCACTAAAGTAAAAACTAATATTAAACGAATTGAGCAGTTGATTGAAACATGTCCAATACTGGATTGTGATGTGCTTGCTTCTGAAGAATATGGGAAAATCAAAAGGGAATTAAAACTAAAAGGTACTCCAATACCAGAGAATGATATTTGGATCGCAGCCATTTCCATCAAAAACAATATCCCTTTAGCCGGGCGGGATAGGCATTTCAGGTATATTGATGGTTTATCTTACCAGGAATGGTAA
- a CDS encoding M1 family aminopeptidase yields MIKVIPFLLLYCILSSGLLANSYNCSKKNHAHNSSQKSAAPVQHYLDVLHYELNLDFTERQQSKISGNARLTARVKENRSEIRLDLLGLNVDSILFNGNTANFIHNSDSLLIDLNTTVNSSDTFEIQVFYQGTPQQDASGWGGFYFSGNYSYNLGVGFEADPHNYGRVWYPCVDNFTDRATYDFHIKTDTFSKAICNGLLINTTNNGDGTQNWHWQLNQSIPTYLVSVAVADYEFVEYQHNGLQGNIPVLLGARQADTSNLKQSFRHLPDAIDAFEEMLGPYLWDRVGFVLVPFNSGAMEHATNIAYPRATANGTLQYETLMNHEFVHHWWGNLVTCETAEDMWINEGWASYMPILFDEYFYGKQRYLNSHREKHREVLQWSHIRDDGYKAISGISHEYTYGSHVYDKGADVAHTLRAYLKEDYFPCLKDLMEQKAFQNLNSGEFRDILSQCSGRNLDDFFDNWVFNPGFPHFSIDSFRANEESGSYSVEIALRQKTKAAPALFENVPVEILIGNSDEEEIFEVNMQGSCGTFTTSVDFNPEFVIVDPWQKIADATTDYWISIDSSGTYDLNDALAKIKVIQNGTVSSKILVTKNWIAPDPWADAPQNLHLSLEGYWSVQGFLDENLEANLELIYDGSSSGNNAHIDTELLSNSEDSLILLYRKNARFNWAVADTFKLLTGNINDKKGRVRLPELKTGEYTLAIYDAQKSDSTVQFLTTPCQTLTIIGDTQLEQEKKSEKDFNVYPNPNKGKFQIDLSDLDLNEVEKISVYNLSGNLIWQKLNPDYLEEVSSKKWYSAFYMVNVHLKDNSTLSKKIFVH; encoded by the coding sequence ATGATTAAAGTCATTCCATTTTTACTTCTGTATTGTATTTTATCTTCTGGGCTTTTGGCAAATTCCTATAATTGCTCAAAGAAAAATCACGCCCACAATTCCAGTCAAAAATCTGCAGCTCCGGTCCAGCACTATTTAGATGTTTTGCACTACGAACTCAATTTGGATTTTACTGAAAGACAACAATCCAAAATTTCTGGAAATGCAAGGCTTACCGCCCGTGTAAAGGAAAATCGCAGTGAAATCAGGCTCGACCTGCTGGGCTTAAATGTGGATTCCATTCTCTTTAATGGCAATACTGCAAACTTCATCCACAATAGCGATAGCCTACTCATTGACTTGAACACCACGGTAAACAGCTCCGACACTTTTGAAATTCAAGTTTTCTACCAAGGCACTCCACAGCAAGATGCTTCTGGATGGGGTGGTTTTTATTTCAGTGGCAATTATTCCTACAATCTGGGCGTGGGCTTTGAAGCCGATCCGCACAATTACGGGCGGGTGTGGTATCCCTGCGTGGATAATTTCACCGACAGAGCCACCTACGATTTCCATATCAAAACCGATACTTTCAGCAAGGCCATTTGCAATGGACTTTTGATCAACACCACCAATAATGGGGACGGAACACAAAACTGGCACTGGCAGCTCAATCAAAGCATTCCTACTTATCTGGTTTCCGTTGCGGTGGCCGATTACGAATTTGTAGAATACCAACACAATGGACTGCAAGGGAATATTCCCGTTTTGTTGGGCGCAAGACAGGCCGATACAAGCAATTTGAAACAATCCTTCCGCCATCTGCCCGATGCCATTGATGCTTTTGAGGAAATGCTCGGCCCATACCTCTGGGATCGGGTCGGTTTTGTGCTTGTGCCTTTCAATAGCGGAGCCATGGAACATGCTACCAATATAGCCTACCCACGTGCAACGGCCAATGGAACACTACAATACGAAACCCTGATGAACCATGAATTTGTCCATCATTGGTGGGGCAATTTGGTCACTTGCGAAACAGCAGAAGACATGTGGATCAATGAGGGCTGGGCGTCCTATATGCCCATTCTTTTCGATGAATATTTCTATGGAAAGCAGCGCTATCTGAATTCACATCGTGAAAAACACCGCGAAGTATTGCAGTGGTCGCATATCCGAGATGATGGATACAAAGCCATTTCAGGCATTTCGCATGAATACACCTACGGCAGCCATGTCTATGACAAAGGAGCGGATGTGGCACATACGCTCAGGGCTTATCTCAAGGAAGATTATTTTCCCTGCCTGAAAGATTTAATGGAGCAAAAAGCTTTTCAAAATTTGAACTCTGGCGAATTTCGGGATATTCTTTCCCAGTGTTCGGGCAGAAATTTGGATGATTTTTTCGACAATTGGGTCTTCAATCCCGGCTTTCCGCATTTCTCCATAGATTCCTTTAGGGCAAATGAAGAAAGTGGCAGCTATTCCGTAGAAATTGCCCTGCGCCAAAAAACAAAAGCTGCTCCTGCCCTATTTGAAAATGTTCCCGTAGAAATTTTAATTGGCAATAGCGATGAGGAGGAAATTTTCGAGGTGAATATGCAAGGCTCATGTGGCACCTTCACCACTTCTGTAGATTTCAATCCTGAATTCGTAATTGTAGATCCCTGGCAAAAAATAGCCGATGCCACAACGGATTATTGGATTTCGATTGACAGCTCTGGCACTTATGATTTGAACGATGCACTGGCGAAAATTAAAGTCATTCAAAATGGCACTGTTTCCAGTAAAATACTAGTGACCAAAAATTGGATTGCGCCAGATCCTTGGGCCGATGCACCACAAAACCTGCATCTTTCCCTTGAGGGCTATTGGTCCGTACAGGGATTCTTGGATGAAAATTTAGAAGCAAATTTGGAATTGATTTACGATGGCAGCAGCAGTGGCAATAATGCCCATATTGACACAGAACTTTTGAGCAATTCAGAGGACAGTTTGATTTTGCTTTACAGAAAAAATGCAAGATTCAACTGGGCTGTAGCTGATACTTTTAAACTTTTGACAGGAAATATAAACGACAAAAAAGGCAGAGTGAGGCTTCCCGAATTAAAAACCGGAGAATACACGCTGGCCATTTATGATGCGCAAAAAAGCGATTCAACGGTTCAATTTCTCACAACGCCTTGTCAAACCCTGACCATTATTGGGGATACCCAATTGGAGCAAGAAAAAAAAAGTGAGAAGGATTTCAATGTATATCCCAATCCCAATAAAGGAAAATTCCAGATAGATTTGAGCGATTTGGATTTGAATGAAGTGGAAAAAATAAGCGTGTATAATCTTTCGGGCAATCTCATTTGGCAGAAATTAAATCCAGATTATTTGGAAGAAGTTTCCAGCAAAAAATGGTATTCTGCCTTTTATATGGTAAATGTGCACCTGAAAGACAATAGCACATTGAGTAAGAAAATATTTGTTCATTGA
- a CDS encoding Fic family protein gives MGQNAPHNKSEGPAGRLAKLPPQREKVETIEILRQTNKSTAALAELKGIAQSIPNQAMLVNAIVLQEAKDSSEIENIITTQDELYKALTVNKTNVSAETKEVVNYRKAIFHGFDLAKSQGFIRVNDIVSIQQKLIANTAGIRNTPGTVLKNDTTGEIVYTPPQDKAEILDLLSDVISHFNRQDDLSPLINLAILHYQFESIHPFYDGNGRTGRILNILYLILNGLIDVPILYLSSYIIANKPEYYRLLNQTNRTGKWEEWILFMLRAVESTSKDTITKITNIRDQLDSTIIKVQEKAPKLFRKELVELLFEQPYSKIEFVVNRLGVERKAASRYLKELEDIGIVESQKAGREVLYINKDLIEILKK, from the coding sequence ATGGGACAAAATGCACCACATAATAAATCTGAAGGTCCGGCAGGGAGGCTTGCAAAACTTCCTCCTCAGAGAGAAAAAGTGGAAACCATTGAAATCCTTAGGCAAACGAATAAATCAACGGCAGCATTGGCTGAGCTAAAAGGGATTGCACAAAGCATTCCTAATCAGGCAATGTTGGTCAATGCGATAGTTCTTCAAGAAGCAAAAGACAGTTCTGAGATTGAGAATATAATCACAACACAGGATGAACTTTACAAAGCTTTAACAGTAAATAAAACCAATGTTTCAGCAGAAACGAAGGAAGTTGTAAACTATCGTAAAGCCATATTCCATGGATTTGATCTTGCAAAAAGCCAGGGTTTTATAAGAGTAAATGACATAGTAAGCATTCAACAAAAATTAATTGCCAATACAGCCGGAATAAGAAACACACCCGGTACAGTATTGAAGAATGACACAACTGGGGAAATCGTTTACACACCACCACAAGACAAAGCAGAAATACTCGATCTTTTGTCTGACGTTATTAGTCATTTTAACAGGCAGGATGATTTGTCGCCTTTGATCAATCTGGCAATATTGCATTATCAGTTTGAGAGTATCCACCCTTTTTACGATGGTAATGGAAGAACCGGTAGGATTTTAAACATATTGTATTTGATACTAAACGGATTGATAGATGTGCCAATTCTATATTTGAGTTCTTATATCATTGCAAATAAACCAGAATATTATCGACTTTTGAACCAAACAAATAGGACTGGAAAATGGGAAGAATGGATACTATTTATGCTCAGGGCAGTTGAAAGCACCTCAAAAGACACAATTACAAAGATTACAAATATAAGAGACCAGTTAGACTCAACAATAATTAAAGTTCAGGAAAAAGCACCTAAATTGTTTAGGAAAGAGCTTGTGGAGCTGTTGTTTGAGCAGCCCTATTCGAAAATTGAATTCGTTGTAAATAGGCTCGGTGTAGAAAGAAAGGCAGCATCAAGATACTTGAAAGAATTAGAGGATATTGGTATAGTTGAATCCCAAAAAGCAGGAAGAGAGGTATTATATATAAACAAGGATTTGATTGAAATACTTAAGAAATAA
- a CDS encoding PIN domain-containing protein — METKVRYLVDTNIWLERLLDQKKSNIARKFLDTTPKNQIFISDFSLHSIGVILTKLKKLDTLNKFVRDIFINGQIEQVTLDSGDFIDLTQNVKNYNLDFDDAYQLTISQKYEMTIVTFDKDFNAKGIDKKTPEEIIDR, encoded by the coding sequence TTGGAGACAAAAGTAAGATATCTTGTCGATACCAATATCTGGCTTGAGAGACTTCTTGATCAAAAGAAATCTAATATCGCTCGTAAATTCTTAGATACTACTCCCAAAAATCAGATTTTCATTTCCGATTTCTCACTTCATTCAATAGGTGTGATATTGACGAAACTAAAAAAACTTGATACATTGAATAAATTTGTTCGGGATATTTTTATTAATGGACAAATAGAACAAGTCACATTGGATTCGGGTGATTTTATTGATCTCACGCAAAATGTAAAGAATTACAACCTGGATTTTGATGACGCTTATCAATTGACAATTTCTCAAAAATATGAGATGACTATTGTAACATTCGATAAGGATTTCAACGCAAAAGGAATTGACAAAAAAACGCCAGAAGAGATTATTGATAGATAG
- the pfkA gene encoding 6-phosphofructokinase, with protein sequence MPKIKKIAVFTSGGDSPGMNACIRSVVRAGVSFNVDVYGIYRGFQGMIEGEIKLLESRDVSNIIQKGGTILKSARSKDFMEKEGRAKAAAQLRKNEIDAVIAIGGDGTFTGAKIFQQEHDIPFIGIPGTIDNDLYGTDRTIGYDTALNTVVDAVDKIRDTADSHDRLFFVEVMGKDAGFIALRSGIACGAEAILIPENKTDVNELLQILKDGKKRNKNSSIVIVAEGDDTGGAIEIAKQVKARNNDYDTRVTILGHIQRGGSPSCSDRVLASRLGVAAVQALAEGKNKVMVGEVNGQMTFTDFEKSIKHHQKIEKGLEELARVLAQ encoded by the coding sequence ATGCCAAAAATAAAGAAAATTGCAGTGTTTACATCAGGTGGCGATTCGCCCGGAATGAATGCCTGTATCCGGTCAGTGGTAAGGGCCGGGGTAAGTTTCAATGTAGATGTTTACGGTATCTACAGAGGCTTCCAGGGTATGATAGAAGGCGAAATCAAACTATTGGAATCGCGGGATGTCAGCAATATTATCCAAAAAGGCGGGACTATTTTAAAATCTGCCCGCAGCAAAGATTTTATGGAAAAGGAAGGCCGGGCCAAAGCGGCTGCACAATTGAGAAAAAACGAGATAGATGCGGTAATAGCCATTGGCGGGGACGGCACTTTTACCGGAGCCAAAATATTCCAGCAGGAACACGATATTCCATTTATCGGTATTCCCGGCACCATTGACAACGACCTCTACGGCACCGACCGCACTATAGGTTATGATACAGCGCTGAACACGGTAGTAGATGCTGTGGACAAAATCAGGGATACGGCCGATTCCCACGACCGCCTGTTCTTTGTGGAGGTAATGGGCAAGGATGCAGGATTTATCGCGCTTAGGAGCGGTATTGCCTGTGGTGCCGAGGCCATTTTGATTCCCGAAAACAAAACGGATGTAAACGAACTCTTGCAAATTCTAAAGGATGGGAAAAAACGCAATAAAAACAGCAGCATAGTAATTGTGGCCGAGGGCGATGATACGGGTGGAGCTATTGAAATTGCCAAGCAGGTGAAAGCCCGCAACAATGATTACGATACACGGGTGACCATCCTGGGGCACATACAGCGCGGGGGCAGCCCGAGTTGCAGCGATCGGGTACTGGCCTCAAGACTGGGCGTGGCAGCAGTACAGGCATTGGCAGAAGGAAAAAATAAAGTAATGGTGGGCGAGGTCAATGGCCAAATGACCTTTACCGATTTTGAAAAATCCATCAAACACCACCAAAAAATAGAAAAGGGATTGGAAGAGTTGGCGAGGGTGTTGGCGCAGTAG
- a CDS encoding type II toxin-antitoxin system RelE/ParE family toxin: MIVKIDKTLNKDLKKVKDKSVASKLAGIIKIIRNSTLLTDVPNIKKLKGTKNLYRIRIRDYRLGLAVEGECVELIRLLHRKDIYRYFP, from the coding sequence GTGATTGTTAAAATTGACAAAACACTTAATAAGGACCTGAAAAAAGTAAAAGATAAATCTGTAGCATCCAAACTTGCCGGCATAATAAAAATCATCAGAAATTCTACTTTGCTTACGGATGTCCCAAATATCAAAAAATTAAAGGGGACTAAAAATCTTTATAGAATAAGGATAAGAGACTACAGGCTTGGTTTAGCAGTTGAAGGTGAATGCGTTGAATTAATCAGGCTGCTGCATAGAAAGGATATTTACAGGTATTTTCCTTGA
- a CDS encoding Rpn family recombination-promoting nuclease/putative transposase, with the protein MNTQAQKHDRFVKALFSQPEKARQYFEDSLPENVLKQIDLNSLQVQSGSFIDEKLNNTFSDILFKVRLKDKKESCWLSVLVEHKSRKDRYVTVQIGHYIFSALLQQIREKKKPAPIVPVLFYHGAEKWDYHTHRSLYDSFGSEILSFVPEFDYIFDNLQKRSDREIMALSAKLWSGSMLLLKYARDEDYLVKNAGAIVTAIEDEEGNIIRQFIVYFLSLIEQKEKVMDTLSDMPEPVKGKALSVYDQLMLEGREKGIEENRRENTVSLYRNGVSVEVIATSFGLKKPEVVSILKEAGLNPE; encoded by the coding sequence GTGAATACTCAAGCTCAAAAGCACGACCGTTTTGTAAAAGCACTTTTCAGTCAACCGGAAAAGGCCCGGCAGTATTTTGAAGATAGCTTGCCTGAAAATGTGCTGAAGCAAATTGATCTGAACAGTCTCCAGGTGCAATCGGGCAGTTTTATTGATGAAAAGCTCAACAATACCTTTTCTGATATTTTATTTAAAGTCAGGCTAAAGGATAAAAAGGAAAGCTGCTGGCTCTCCGTTCTTGTTGAACATAAATCTCGAAAAGACAGATATGTGACCGTGCAGATTGGCCATTATATTTTTTCGGCACTTTTACAGCAAATCAGGGAAAAGAAAAAGCCAGCACCGATTGTTCCCGTGCTTTTTTATCACGGAGCGGAAAAATGGGATTACCATACCCATCGCTCTTTATATGATTCTTTTGGATCAGAAATATTGAGTTTTGTTCCGGAATTTGATTACATCTTTGACAATTTGCAGAAACGGTCCGACCGAGAGATTATGGCACTAAGCGCAAAGCTGTGGTCGGGTAGTATGCTGCTTTTGAAATATGCCCGTGATGAAGATTATCTGGTGAAAAATGCCGGAGCTATTGTTACAGCAATAGAAGATGAAGAAGGGAACATAATAAGACAATTCATCGTTTATTTCTTAAGTTTGATTGAACAAAAAGAAAAAGTAATGGATACATTAAGCGACATGCCAGAACCTGTAAAAGGCAAAGCTCTAAGTGTTTACGATCAGCTTATGTTGGAAGGAAGAGAGAAAGGAATAGAAGAAAACCGCAGAGAGAATACTGTTAGTTTATACAGAAATGGAGTTTCGGTAGAGGTAATAGCTACAAGTTTCGGGCTAAAGAAACCGGAAGTGGTAAGTATCCTCAAGGAAGCAGGACTCAACCCAGAGTGA
- a CDS encoding DUF3365 domain-containing protein, with protein MKKILILLFVAAVYFACNSGSEQNKDKTTDSNAAEIKKDSLILERGMQISGQAQGKLAGKLMQAVQDSGVAYALQFCSVEALPLTQSVGEEQGVKVSRVSHKPRNPLNRANEAEMNIIKNYQNIVAQNAEPKPQVVEKENHFLYYSPIVIPANLCLKCHGEPGKDIAEEDFITIQMLYPEDQATGFALGDLRGMWKIRFDKAAL; from the coding sequence ATGAAAAAGATACTGATTCTATTGTTTGTAGCTGCTGTTTATTTTGCCTGTAATTCCGGATCTGAGCAAAACAAGGACAAAACTACTGACAGCAATGCCGCTGAAATTAAGAAGGATTCACTGATTTTGGAAAGAGGAATGCAAATAAGTGGGCAGGCACAAGGCAAATTGGCCGGAAAACTGATGCAGGCCGTTCAGGACAGTGGCGTTGCTTATGCCCTGCAATTTTGTTCTGTGGAGGCTTTGCCTTTAACGCAATCCGTTGGGGAAGAGCAAGGCGTGAAAGTTTCCCGCGTGAGCCACAAACCCCGCAATCCATTAAATAGAGCTAATGAAGCGGAAATGAATATTATCAAAAACTATCAAAATATAGTGGCGCAGAATGCAGAGCCCAAGCCGCAGGTGGTGGAAAAGGAAAATCATTTTCTGTACTACAGCCCTATTGTGATTCCGGCAAATTTGTGTTTGAAGTGCCACGGTGAACCTGGAAAAGACATTGCCGAAGAAGATTTTATTACCATTCAAATGCTTTATCCCGAAGATCAGGCCACAGGTTTTGCACTGGGCGATTTACGGGGCATGTGGAAAATACGTTTTGACAAAGCTGCGCTATGA
- a CDS encoding 3-hydroxybutyryl-CoA dehydrogenase: MKKVAVIGAGTMGNGIAHVFAMNGFEVNLIDVSEKALEKALATIEKNLGRMVKKEQIDQAALDATLKKIHTLSDLKKGVSDAELVVEAATENVEIKLNIFRDMDANAPEGTILATNTSSISITKIAAETSRPDKVIGMHFMNPVPVMKLIEVIRGYATSDTTTNSIMDLSQKLKKVPVEVNDYPGFVANRILMPMINEAIITLHEGVSGVEEIDTVMKLGMAHPMGPLQLADFIGLDVCLSIMNVLHEGLGNPKYAPCPLLVNMVMAGKLGAKSGEGFYDWSNGPKELKVAGNFG; encoded by the coding sequence ATGAAAAAAGTAGCAGTAATTGGAGCAGGAACAATGGGAAATGGCATTGCACATGTATTTGCCATGAACGGATTTGAAGTCAACCTGATAGATGTGAGTGAAAAAGCTTTGGAAAAGGCACTGGCCACCATCGAAAAAAACCTGGGGCGCATGGTCAAAAAAGAGCAGATAGACCAAGCTGCACTAGATGCCACCCTCAAAAAAATCCATACCTTGAGCGATTTGAAAAAAGGCGTATCAGATGCGGAATTGGTGGTAGAAGCCGCTACCGAAAATGTAGAAATCAAGCTGAATATTTTCAGGGATATGGATGCAAATGCTCCGGAAGGCACTATTTTGGCCACCAACACTTCTTCCATTTCCATTACCAAAATTGCAGCCGAAACCAGCCGCCCAGACAAGGTAATCGGGATGCACTTTATGAACCCCGTTCCGGTGATGAAATTGATAGAGGTGATTCGCGGCTATGCCACAAGCGATACCACTACCAATAGCATTATGGATTTGTCGCAAAAACTCAAAAAAGTACCGGTTGAGGTAAATGACTATCCCGGTTTTGTAGCCAATCGAATTTTGATGCCCATGATCAATGAAGCCATTATTACGCTGCACGAAGGCGTATCGGGCGTAGAGGAAATTGACACGGTAATGAAACTCGGCATGGCACACCCTATGGGACCATTGCAATTGGCAGATTTCATTGGTTTGGATGTATGCCTATCGATTATGAATGTATTGCACGAAGGCCTGGGCAACCCGAAATACGCCCCTTGTCCCCTACTGGTAAATATGGTAATGGCCGGAAAACTCGGTGCCAAAAGCGGTGAAGGATTTTACGATTGGAGCAATGGCCCAAAAGAATTGAAAGTGGCTGGGAATTTTGGATAA
- a CDS encoding MgtC/SapB family protein → MDFDFTETLDLTPEIIRFFREVLIVLGIGLLGGLEREYSKKKNQKAENFELFAGVRTFPLVALIGYLSIYLGNMITVWIYPVALLAVAAFAVAAFSISRMERRTGATTEFALIAVFLLSNLVYLQEYLIAVFLSLLITALLALKVNIHQAVKALSQRDIYSIIVLAVITALILPLLPNKDLGIYGVFNPFRIWLVVTVFISLNFVAYFLHKFIDTRYSIITTGVLGGFVSSTATAWYFSRLGGKTKKGGITHVAAIVLASSIMFPRILVWLIVLSPALLKILWLPVLLFGIGGFVIGFYYSKKSLGNEEFEEREISNPINFKDALAFGGLYVLIMLMVGFAEDYLGQLGVYFAAAISGFTQVDAITISMTNYAANNIDISVASVAILIAAFVNTFFKYALCLFFGNNNMRKYTSFVFIPLFLAGAGYILFLVLS, encoded by the coding sequence ATGGATTTTGATTTTACAGAAACACTTGACCTGACCCCTGAAATCATTCGTTTTTTCAGGGAGGTTCTCATTGTTTTAGGTATTGGATTATTAGGTGGTTTGGAGCGAGAATATTCCAAGAAAAAGAATCAGAAAGCTGAGAACTTTGAATTGTTTGCCGGAGTTCGGACATTCCCACTTGTTGCATTGATCGGTTATCTGTCAATATATCTGGGCAATATGATAACTGTATGGATCTATCCTGTGGCACTGCTTGCTGTTGCGGCTTTTGCAGTAGCCGCTTTTTCTATTAGTAGAATGGAGCGCAGAACTGGGGCAACTACCGAGTTTGCTTTGATTGCCGTTTTTTTGCTGAGCAATCTGGTCTATTTGCAAGAATACTTGATAGCTGTTTTCCTATCATTGTTAATTACTGCTTTATTGGCTTTAAAAGTCAATATACATCAGGCAGTTAAAGCACTTTCTCAGCGCGATATTTATTCTATAATTGTGTTGGCTGTGATTACAGCTTTGATCTTGCCACTATTGCCCAATAAGGATTTGGGAATTTATGGTGTTTTTAATCCCTTTAGGATATGGTTGGTCGTTACCGTTTTTATATCCCTGAATTTTGTCGCCTATTTTCTGCACAAATTTATAGATACACGATATTCTATTATTACTACCGGTGTGCTTGGCGGTTTTGTTTCCAGCACTGCTACTGCATGGTATTTTTCAAGATTGGGAGGAAAGACTAAAAAAGGTGGCATAACCCATGTTGCGGCTATTGTGCTTGCATCATCAATCATGTTCCCACGCATATTGGTGTGGTTGATTGTGTTGAGTCCTGCATTGCTTAAAATATTGTGGTTGCCTGTATTGCTGTTTGGCATTGGTGGTTTTGTCATTGGATTTTATTACAGTAAAAAATCCCTCGGCAATGAAGAATTTGAAGAACGGGAGATCAGTAATCCTATCAATTTTAAGGATGCGCTTGCATTTGGAGGTTTGTATGTGCTGATAATGTTGATGGTTGGTTTTGCAGAAGACTATCTAGGTCAGCTAGGTGTTTATTTTGCTGCTGCTATTTCTGGATTTACTCAAGTGGATGCCATAACCATATCAATGACTAATTATGCGGCAAATAATATTGATATTTCCGTGGCTTCCGTAGCCATATTGATAGCTGCTTTTGTAAATACATTTTTCAAATACGCACTTTGTTTGTTTTTTGGAAATAACAATATGCGCAAATATACAAGCTTTGTCTTTATCCCTTTGTTTCTGGCAGGAGCAGGCTATATTTTGTTTTTGGTGTTGAGCTGA
- a CDS encoding mechanosensitive ion channel family protein — protein sequence MTYINLDFLNNYVRYGFRVLFILVLAYLFSRFLRYIVNRYFQRTDNRFHADQTKVNFFKNATSFIVFSGAITLVFYSIPALRSIGVTLFASAGIFAAILGFASQQAFSNIISGIFIVFFKPFRVGDTIKIGVDVFGTVEDITLRHTVIKSFENRRIVIPNSIISSETIVNSNLTDERMCNFIEFGISYDSDVDLAFKIICEEAMKHPNIIDGRSEEDKANGVPQIATRVMSYGDFTVNIRAYVWTQDFGKGFDLRTDLNKSVKARFDKEGIEIPFPYRTIVYKKDLPPNK from the coding sequence ATGACTTACATCAATTTAGATTTTCTGAACAACTATGTGCGCTACGGTTTCCGGGTATTGTTTATTCTTGTACTGGCCTATCTGTTCAGTCGTTTTTTGCGCTATATTGTCAATCGCTATTTTCAGCGTACAGACAACCGTTTTCATGCTGATCAAACTAAGGTCAATTTTTTTAAAAATGCCACAAGTTTTATTGTTTTTAGCGGAGCAATCACACTCGTATTTTACAGCATCCCGGCATTGCGTTCCATTGGAGTTACGCTTTTTGCCAGTGCCGGTATTTTTGCGGCCATTTTGGGCTTTGCTTCCCAGCAGGCTTTTTCAAATATCATCAGCGGAATTTTTATTGTCTTCTTCAAGCCTTTCAGGGTAGGGGATACGATAAAAATAGGTGTGGATGTTTTTGGTACAGTAGAGGATATTACCCTTCGACATACGGTGATCAAAAGTTTTGAAAACAGGCGGATTGTTATTCCAAATTCTATCATTAGCTCAGAGACTATTGTCAATTCCAACCTGACGGACGAGCGCATGTGCAATTTCATTGAGTTTGGTATCAGCTATGATTCGGATGTGGATTTGGCCTTTAAGATTATTTGTGAAGAGGCTATGAAACACCCCAATATTATAGATGGTAGAAGTGAGGAGGACAAAGCCAATGGAGTACCACAGATTGCAACTCGTGTGATGAGTTACGGGGATTTCACCGTGAATATTCGTGCCTATGTATGGACGCAGGATTTTGGGAAAGGATTTGACTTGCGCACGGATTTGAATAAAAGCGTGAAAGCTCGATTTGACAAGGAGGGCATAGAAATTCCATTCCCGTACAGGACTATTGTTTATAAAAAGGATTTGCCGCCAAATAAGTAG
- a CDS encoding DUF2281 domain-containing protein, which produces MKALKNIEKKISQLSPGLIEELDHYLDYLINKQTPNQSRELKQDWAGDLKDTGYTSKELQKKSLDWRQK; this is translated from the coding sequence ATGAAGGCATTAAAAAACATAGAGAAAAAAATAAGCCAATTATCTCCCGGGTTAATTGAGGAGTTAGATCACTACTTGGATTATTTGATTAATAAACAAACACCAAACCAATCAAGAGAGCTAAAACAAGATTGGGCCGGTGATTTGAAAGATACAGGATATACTTCTAAAGAATTACAAAAAAAATCACTTGATTGGAGACAAAAGTAA